ATCTGTAACAAGCGAATCGAATCGCTTTCTTCATTAAGTAATGTTTCAGAGAGCAAAATAGCTACAACCTTTTAATTCTTTTCTAAAAAAATGGGTTCTTGGCTTATCCCATTTTTTAAACAAAACGTCAGCCAGTCACTTAGGAACTGGTTTAATTGATGCTTTTCATCTTTCTGAAGCATCTTTCCATTTGGATAATCATATTTTGCTTTGATATAAGCAAGTTGCTGACTTGCACATACCTCAGCAACTCTCGCATCATGATAAAGTCGAACCGTTAATTTCGGAAGTGGATATATCGGTTGTTCATCAATCTGATAAACCTCAACCAATGTGGTATAAACAGTGACTTCCAAGACTTTTATCTGATACTGCTGCTGGCACACTTGATAGCTTACTAATGCACCTATATTTTCTTTCTTTGGTAAAAGAGACACTAATTTAGCGTAATTAGTTTCATATACTCTCATCAAGCTCGCTAAATCTACATGGTATTTACGCATGTTATTGCGCATTCCACTGTGATCGCAAACGCGAAACATTTAATTCTAACCATTGAAGAGCAATAATTGAGGCTGCATTCTCAATTATGCCACGATTAACAAGGGCATACGCCTCTTCACGAGAAACAACATGTACTTGAATATCTTCGTTTTCATCTTCTAAACCGTGGATACCTTCGGCTTTAGAAGCATCAACACACCCAACAAAAACATCGATTCTCTCAGTACAGCCACCCGAAGATGGATAAAAATGCGATATTTTTTCTAAATGTGCAACGGTTATACCAGCTTCTTCATTGGCTTCACGAACGGCCACTTGTTCTGCCGATTCATCTTTATCGATCATGCCTGCAACAATTTCATATTGCCAAGGAGCACTTGATTCTAATGCTCCCACTCGGATCTGTTCAATTAACACAACCTGATCCGTTTTAGGATCATAAGGTAATAATGCAACCGCATGACCTCGCTCAAAAAGCTCTCGTTCAATGACTTCACTCCAACCGCCGCTAAACAATTGGTGACGAAAAGCAACTTTTGTCATTTTAAAGAAACCATTAAACAAAGGCTCTTTCGATATTATTTCAACATCTTTAGAATCAAACTGATTCACTGAATTTATATTTAATGATGAAACCATCGATTCCTCTCAATATCTCGCATTGTTTTATCACTCATTTTTACGAGCAACAATTCATTAACTCAACTTTTTTGATAATGCTTACATTTTTTTTATAAGCTTTCCATTATATTTGTTTGAAGTAATGCTTATAAAACGTAAAAAAACGTAATCTTTAGAGCCAGAGGGTGTCTAGATAAGGTACACTCTATGAACTATATTATATAAAACAATTTTTGCAGGACAAACCACCATGAGAAAACTGCTTCCACTCTTTATTGGAATGGCACTAGGTAGTTTCAGCTCTTTAGCTGCTGCCGATGATCTAGCACAAGTCTATAACCAAGCTAAAGAAAATGACCCTCAGCTATTAAGAGCTGCTGCTACGAAAGATGCAGCGTTTGAAGCGGTAAACTCTTCGCAAAGTTCATTGTTACCTCAAATCGATTTAACTGCTGGTTACAACATTTTACGTAGTGATGAAGATCGTCGCGATAATGATCGCCTTACTGCAGGTATCAATCTTTCTCAAGAGCTATACCAACAATCTAGCTGGGTTAGCCTAGACATAGCTGAGAAAAGCGCTCGCCAAGCAGATTCAGCCTATGCCGCAGAACAACAAGGTGTCATTCTACGTGTCGCACAAGCTTACTTTGATGTATTGCGTGCCAACGATAACCTAGAATTTGTACGAGCAGAGAAAGCAGCCGTTGCTCGTCAACTTGAACAAACTAAACAACGCTTTGATGTTGGTCTATCAGCAATTACCGACGTACATGATGCACAAGCTCAATACGATAGCGTATTAGCAAATGAAGTATTAACAGAAAACCAATTGGTAAATAGCTACGAAGATTTACGAGTAATTACAGGCCAAGGCCATACTCACCTAAGCGTACTTGATACTAAACGCTTTTCAGCAAGCCCATCTGAGCAAACATCTGATAGCTTAATTGAAGAAGCACAAGAGAAAAACTTAAGCTTATTAGCCGCTCGTATCAGCGCTGATGTAGCAAAAGATAATATCTCTCTAGCAAGTTCAGGTCATATGCCATCTCTAACTTTTGATGCTGGCTATAATTACACTGACCAAAGTAACTCTGGCATCTCTGCAAATGATGGAAGCTACGGCGATATCAATGCGGGCATTAACCTATATATTCCACTGTACACTGGTGGTAATACAAGCTCACTAACAAGCCAAGCTGAATTCCAATATGTAGCAGCAAGCCAAGAGCTAGAAGCAACGTACCGTGATGTAACTAAAAACGTACGTGCATTTAATAACAACATCAATGCGTCAATTGGTGCTTTAAAAGCATATGAACAAACAGTTATCTCTGCACAATCAGCATTAGAAGCAACAGAGGCTGGTTTTGATGTAGGAACTCGTACTATTGTTGATGTATTAGACTCTACTCGTCGTTTGTATGATGCCAACCGTAACTTAGCAAACGCTCGTTATGATTACATCATTAGCGTACTTCAGCTAAAACAAGCAGTTGGTACACTAAGCGAACAAGATATTATGGATATCAACATGGGTTTAAAAGCGAATAAGACGACGCAAACCAAATAAGTTGATACCAATTATGTAATTACTACATAATTAGCACACAAACAAAAAAGCCACATTACTATAATGTGGCTTTTCTTTTATCCGTTGCCGCTATTTAACCGCGACCGCCTTTAATTGCTTCAATAATACCCGTTGTTGAACAGCCATCTTCAAAGTTTAATACTTTCACTTCACCACCTGCAGCAATCACTTCAGCACCACCAGCGATCTCTTCAATCGCGTAGTCGCCACCTTTAACCAATAGCGATGGTAATACTTGTGAGATCAATCGTTGTGGTGTGTCTTCAGAGAAAGGAACAACCCAATCAACTGCACCTAAACCAGCCAATACCGCCATGCGACGATCCGTTGGGTTAATAGGACGACCAGGACCTTTTAATCGTTGTACTGATTCATTAGTGTTTACAGCAACAATCAAACGGTCACCCAGTTCAGCAGCATGATTTAAATAAGAAACATGACCTGCATGTAAAATATCAAAACAACCATTTGTCATGACGACTTTCTCGCCACGAGCACGCGCTTGTTTTACAGCACTGATCAATTGTTCTTCACCGATAATACCAAAGCCAGAATCTTGGCTACCATGAATCGCTTCTGCAAGTTCAATGGTTGATAGCGTAGAAGTACCCAATTTACCAACAACAACACCCGCAGCGGCGTTTGCTAATGCGCACGCTTCATCTAGCGGTTTACCTGTTGATACTGATGCAGCCAATACTGAAATAACCGTATCACCAGCACCGGTCACATCAAATACTTCTCGTGCTTGAGTAGGTAAATGCAATGGTTCCATATTACGGCGTAGTAATGTCATACCATGTTCACTACGAGTAACAAGTAATGCTTCAAAATCAAACTCTTCGATAATCTGTTGGCCTTTTGCTACTAGATCATCTTCATCTTTAACTTTGCCAACGACCGTTTCAAATTCAAGCATATTAGGCGTTAATAACGTTGCACCACGGTAACGCTCAAAGTCTGCGCCTTTTGGATCAATAAACACAGGTACATTGACTTTACGTGCTTCTTGAATCATCAACTGAACGTGCTCTAAAGCGCCTTTCGCATAATCAGAAAGAACAACTGCTTTTACGCTTGATAGTGCTTGTTGCATACGACTAATAATTGGTTCTGCCGCAACATCATGGAAGCTATCTTCAAAATCCAAACGAATAAGTTGCTGGCCGCGACTCATCACTCGTAATTTAGTAATAGTTGGAAATTCAGGAAGAGCTACAAAGTCACAATGTACTTTTAATGACTCTAATGTTGTTGTTAACGCTTGCGCTGGCTCATCTTCACCAACCAATCCAACTAAGTGCGCATCACCACCTAATGCGGCAATATTCATTGCTACGTTTGCTGCACCACCTGGACGTTCTTCAATTTTTTCAACTTTAACAACAGGTACTGGTGCTTCTGGTGAAATACGACTCGTAGGGCCACCCCAGTAACGGTCAAGCATCACATCACCAACAATCAATACGCTTGATTGATCATAATTTGGAAGTGTCGGTTTCATTATTTTCTCCGGCAATAAATAGCAAACTATCCACCATTATTGGTTCGAACTATTTATAAAAAATCTACTGTTACAAATGGTAGCATTTACGCAAGTTCTACGCCAACTTAGTCGTTTTAAACCTAACGTTAACTATTATTTAAGCCAATGCTCCCAAGCTTTTATTACGGCGTTTCTTTCATCACTGAATTTATCGTCTTCAACGTCGGCATCAAAGCCGAGTAAATTACGGTGATGTATTTCATTTCTTAATGTGCAATAAGCCTCAATGAGCTCATTTGCAGTGCCATTGTCCATCACATCTTGCTGAGCAAAACTTTCAAATATTCTAACGTTATCTGACCAATGGGTTAACTTTGGAAGCGTATGGCTGTATTTCAAAACAAGATATTGTGCCAAAAACTCAATATCTGTAATTCCCCCAGCATCTTGCTTAATCATGAAGCGATGTGCTTTTTTCCCACCAAGGTGATCACGCATTTTTTCTCGCATATCAAGAACATCTTGTTTTAGCTTTTCATCTTCTCGCTCTAAGCACAAAATCTCATGCCGCGTGGTTCTAAAAGCTTGTTGCAATTGTTCATCGCCATAAATCATACGAGCTCGAACCAAAGCTTGATGTTCCCATGTCCACGCATCTTCTCTTTGGTATTCATCAAACGCCTCACTCGTACTAACGAGCAGACCCGATGCGCCAGATGGACGCAAACGAGTATCCACTTCATACAAAATGCCTGATGCGGTACGAACTGAAAAAATATGAATAATGCGCTGCGCTAATCGTAAATAAAATTGGCGACCATCAATCTCTTTTTTACCATTGGTATACGTATTAACATCACAATCGTGCATGAATACGATATCCAGATCAGAGTTATAACCTAACTCCCATCCACCCACTTTACCATAACCAATAACCGCAAAACCTTTACTATCTCTACCATCTAAATGAGAGGGTTCACCAAACTTCTCTGTTACTTGTAACCAAGCTTGGTTTACAACCGCTTCTACTATTGCTTCTGATAGATAAGTTAAGTGATCACTCACTTTCATTAACGATAACCCACCAGCAATATCCGATGCGGCAATTCTAAGCAAACATATTTGCTTAAACTGGCGCAACGCTTCCATTTGCTGTTCCATGTCATCTTCAGGAATACGAGCTAAAAACTCTCGCAATTCGACTTTATATTGGCTTAATTCAATAGGATTATAGAGTTGATTAATGTCCAATAGTTCATCTAATAATATTGGATATCGCGTTAATTGCTCTGCAACCATTGGACTTGCTGAACACAAACGAACTAAATGCTGCAGTGCTCCATTATGTTCATCCAATAGTTCCAGATACGTCGTTCGAGTTGCAATGGCCTGAATCAATTTAGTTAAGCGAGGTAAAGTATCTGCTGCGTCTTCTCGCTGAATCACAATATTGAACAATTTCGGCATTAAATGCGTAATCGCATCTCGCCCTCTTGGCCCTAAGGTTTTCTTTTTAAGCTCACCTTTAAAATCAATAATCTGATTAGTGAGTTGTACTGATTGCTCTGGATTGAGCTCTTCGAGAATGTGTTCTAGTACTTCTTTGTTATGAGCCATATCCCATAACTCACGGTAGGATGAATCGATACTGTTCTCTGACTCGTCGTCGTCATCGCCAATCAGGTCATGAAACACCGCATTAATTGACGTCATGTGTCGCTGTATTTCAGCATACAAGGTTGGCCAATCTTGCATTCCCATCGCAAAAGCTAAACGCATTTGATCTCTTTCATCATCAGGTAACGTCTGCGTTTGTTTGTCATTGATGGCTTGTAACAGGTTTTCTAAACGTCTTAAAAAACAATACCCCACCATCAAGGTATCAACATCTGAAACAGAAAGTTGCCCTAATTCTTTAATCGCAAATAAGGTTTCTAATAACCCACGACCACGTAATGACGGTTCACGCCCACCACGAATGAGTTGGAATACTTGAGCAATGAACTCAACTTCTCGAATACCACCTGCGCCTAATTTAATATTGTTACTTAATCCACGACGGCGGACTTCACTGGTGATCATGGATTTCATTCGACGTAATGCTTGAATGGCACCAAAATCAATATAGCGACGGAAAACAAAGGGACGCAGCATTTGGCGAAGTTCTTGATAATGGCTATACGTTTCTTTACCCATTACTCGCGCTTTTATCATTGCGTAACGTTCCCAGTCACGCCCTTGCTCTTGATAATAATCTTCCAACGCAGCGTAACTCATGACTAATGGTCCACTGTCTCCAAATGGGCGAAGTCGTAAATCAACTCGATAACAGAAACCATCAAAGGTCTTTTGATCTAATGCTTTAATCAGCTTTTGACCTAATCGAGTAAAAAATTGCGCATTGGCAATGCTACGGCGAGCGCCTTCTGTCTCACCGTTTTCAGGATAAGTAAAAATCAAATCAATATCGGATGAGAAGTTCAACTCTCCACCACCCAATTTCCCCATGCCAATAATGAGCATGGGTTGCTCTTCACCTTTCTCGTTCTTAGGTGTTCCCCAATCAATACACGCTTGCTTATATAACCATTGATAAGACTCAACAATTAGGGCTTCAGCCAGTAAAGATAAGTGAGATAAACTTTGCTCTAATGACCAATTGGATATTTCATTGTGAGCTAAATTAAAATCCTGCCATGCAATGTAACTCATCTCTCTACGACGAAAATAGCGAAGCTCCCGCATTAAGCTATTTTCATCGGTACATTTGACTAACTGGGCTTGTAATAATTCTCGATATTGTTCACTACGGCACTCCACCTCGAATAAACTTGGAAAATGCTGACAAAGATATTCATCTTGTTCAAACGCTTCATGAAGAAAATCACTGCATCCCAAAGCTATCATTAATTGAGTTTTAAACGCTTCTGGCCACGATTGAATATGGTCAAGATATGTAAGCTCTTGCAAACGATGTTCAGCGAGAGAAAGTAGAGATGATGGCAAAGACATGATATTCCTTATCGAAAATTCCATTCATACCAATTCAAGCGAATAAATGAATCGGTTATGTTAACAAGTAAAATAGCCATATACTTATTTGGATTAGTCACATAGTACATAGAGCAAATAACACTGTGCCAAATTTTAGTTTTAGCCGCAAACAAAAACGCCTACAACTGGAGTGTAGGCGTTATTAATTTTAAAACAGGACAGGCTAGATTTTAAAAACCTTCATTTTTGACTCTAACTCTTCTGCATTTTTCTGCATTTCTTCTGAGGTTTCAGTTAACTCAGTCATCACCACAACAGAAGCATCAACCAACTCTCTAACATTCGTTAGGTTTTGATCCATTTCCTCCGCAACACTGCTTTGCTGGTCGGCCGCACTTGCGATCTGAAAATTCATTTCGTTGATTTTATTTACTTGCTCAACAATACGATCGAGTTCAGATCCTGCATTCGTAACAAGTTCAACGCCTTCCGCAGCTTCAACTACGCTTTTTTCCATCAACTCTACTGCTTGATTAGCACTATTTTGAAGTTGCGTGATCATGTCTTGAATTTCGACTGTTGCTCCTTGAGTGCTTTGAGCAAGATTTCTCACTTCATCAGCAACAACAGCAAAACCACGGCCAGCATCACCAGCACGAGCAGCTTCAATTGCCGCATTAAGAGCAAGTAAGTTAGTTTGTTCTGAAATACCACGAATGGTTTCAACAACAGAGCTAATAGAAACCACTCGTTCTTCAACTTGATTTACCACTTCTGCTGAGGCAGCAATATCGCCAGACAATGCTTGGATCTTAACAATTGTACCTTCAACAAATTCTTGACCAATTTTCGCTTGAGATTGAGCTTGCTCAGTTCCAATAGAGGCATTACGTGCATTCTCTGCCACATTTTGAACCGTTGAGTTCATTTCACTCATCGCCGTTGCTAGTTGGTCAATTTCTGCAAACTCCTCTTGAGCCGCTTCTTTTGTGCCTTCCATACTGATAGTCATGACTTCAGTTAGACCCGCTAGCTCTTGAGAAGCTGATAACTGAGTCTCAACAACACTCTTTAGTTGTAATCGTGTTTTATTCAACTCTCTTGCTAAATCACCAAATTCATCTTTACAGTTCATCTCTACTGGCTCTGATAAATTTTGCTCCGCGATCTGCTTCATTGATGTATTCAAATATTTCATTTGTCGCAACATAATGCTTGAAGCACCAAGTAAAATAACCATGAATGACACAATCATTGCCAAGGTTTGCCAGATCACTTGAGTGAGATAATCTTGATAATATTGTTCTGCAACACTGGCTGATTGAGAGGCCACAACAACCCAATTATGGTCTGGAACTTTCACCGCTGACTCATATCGAGTGTGATCAAGTAATGAATAGGTTTTATTAGAAGTGAGTTGTTCAAATACTTTCTGCAATGACCCACCGTCGTCTAACGATTGAGTCAAAGATGACAGTGATGTCGCTGATTGATGCCCAAAGACTTTACCTGTATCACGGTCAATAACATAAATGTAGTTACCGTCTTTCCACCCCTTAGCTTGAATTGTGATGGCTTCTGCAGCTAACTCTTTTCCTTCAGCGTTATAATTAAGTAGGCGATTAACAAGTTCAGCATTCGCCATTGCTGATTCTTGTGCTCGCTCTTTCTGAATAGTAATAACGGATTGATAAAATGTGTTTGCATCCCATAACTGTTTCGTTACCAATAATATAGTACTAAATACCATTAACATGACCAATTTTGGTACCAGTTTAATATCGGTGACTAGCCTTTCCCATGGCTTAAACGTTATTACTGACATAGTTTCTCCCGCAACCTTTCAGAATTAAATTTTTTAGTGCATGATAAAAATACTTCATGCAGATACACACATCAATTTTGTTTTTAACGGAAATGCATAAATAATTATGATGAATCATAACAAAGTTGACCTTAAACCGATGAGCTTAATGTCACTGATACTTTCCTTTTTATCGCTAATTGTGATCTCTAGCTTACTGTTTGTACCACTAGAACATAATAGCCGCACCATACTGATCGCACTTGATACTATTATCTGCGCACTCTTTTTATTTCAACTATCTCTAGACTTATTCCGTACAAAACATAAAACACAATATCTGAAAGAGCATTGGATAGATTTTGTTGCTAGCATTCCGATTATTGAACCTGTTCGCTATGCTCGTATTTTTCATATTTTGCGTGTTTTCCGTTTACTACGATCTAGCCAATCATTACTAAAACAAATCCGTTCAAATCGTAAAGAAGCCACTATTGCCTCTATTTTAGTATTGATGGTCACGCTCATTTCTTTAGGTTCTGTCTTTATGCTGATGTTTGAAGGCAATAACCCTAATGCAAACATACAAACCGCAGGGGATGCTATATGGTGGGCCTTTGTAACCATTTCAACGGTTGGTTATGGCGATCATTATCCAATAACAGTGGCTGGTAAAATTTTAGCCGTAATGATTATTCTATCGGGTGTTGGTATTTTCGGTATGATCTCAGGCTTAATAACATCGATCATTACAGAGCCTGCGAAACTAGAGCAAAGACGGCATGAGCAACAAGAAAAGCGAGAAAGAGATGAAAAAATCAATTTACTCTTACAACAGCAAGCTGAAATTCTGAAAAAAATTGAGTTAATGGAAAATAAAAAAGAGAAGTAATCAGCCCTAATATAGGGTGATGACTTCTCTTTTCTGTTAGGTCTAACTCTTAGTTAACTAAGAACTAGTACGGCTATTGCCAATAAGGAGGATACTCAAGCCCTGCACGACGAGTTTGCTCCATAGCATGCAAGATTGATCGCTCTTGGCGCAACAACCAACGTCCAAGTTGTTCTTTCTCTTCTTCATCTTCCAGAAGTTGCACTCGTGAACGTAATGGCTCTAAACTCATCAAATCACCAATGCCTTGCAATAAATCCAGCCAAGGCAATCGGAATCCTTTTCTTCGCTCTTCATCATAAATTAGAGCAAAGCAAGTTCCTGTCATCAAATTACGACGCAAACGCATTTTCTGTTTAAAGTAATCAACAGGTAATAATTGGTTCTCTGTAGAAAATGCAGAGTCTAACGCCTCCCAAGTACGATCAAGCAATATACCTGAATGACTATCGATAGACTCTTGCAGCACTTGACGTTTTTTATCATCAAGGAAAGGCTGCCAATCACGAGTTAATATCCAACGACTTAAATCAAGTAAGAGACCACAATAACGAGCCGACATTAATAATTTCATCATTTCATCGGTTGTAGGTAATGCTTCTGCACTCTCTTTTAAGCTAGCAACTAAAAACTTACGAGCATCTAGTTTTCTTAATACATTGCCTTTTTCTTCAATTAAATACTCAAGGTGTTCAGATTCATCCAGCCAGTGCAACTCTTCTTCTAACCACTTTAGCTCTTGGCGTAATAATTCACTGGCTCGTTTAGGTACCATTTCACCAAATACCAAGAAGATTTGTCGCAAGAATGCGATAGCAATGCGAATTTCTTGTAGTGC
The Aliivibrio fischeri ATCC 7744 = JCM 18803 = DSM 507 DNA segment above includes these coding regions:
- the tolC gene encoding outer membrane channel protein TolC, with amino-acid sequence MRKLLPLFIGMALGSFSSLAAADDLAQVYNQAKENDPQLLRAAATKDAAFEAVNSSQSSLLPQIDLTAGYNILRSDEDRRDNDRLTAGINLSQELYQQSSWVSLDIAEKSARQADSAYAAEQQGVILRVAQAYFDVLRANDNLEFVRAEKAAVARQLEQTKQRFDVGLSAITDVHDAQAQYDSVLANEVLTENQLVNSYEDLRVITGQGHTHLSVLDTKRFSASPSEQTSDSLIEEAQEKNLSLLAARISADVAKDNISLASSGHMPSLTFDAGYNYTDQSNSGISANDGSYGDINAGINLYIPLYTGGNTSSLTSQAEFQYVAASQELEATYRDVTKNVRAFNNNINASIGALKAYEQTVISAQSALEATEAGFDVGTRTIVDVLDSTRRLYDANRNLANARYDYIISVLQLKQAVGTLSEQDIMDINMGLKANKTTQTK
- the hldE gene encoding bifunctional D-glycero-beta-D-manno-heptose-7-phosphate kinase/D-glycero-beta-D-manno-heptose 1-phosphate adenylyltransferase HldE yields the protein MKPTLPNYDQSSVLIVGDVMLDRYWGGPTSRISPEAPVPVVKVEKIEERPGGAANVAMNIAALGGDAHLVGLVGEDEPAQALTTTLESLKVHCDFVALPEFPTITKLRVMSRGQQLIRLDFEDSFHDVAAEPIISRMQQALSSVKAVVLSDYAKGALEHVQLMIQEARKVNVPVFIDPKGADFERYRGATLLTPNMLEFETVVGKVKDEDDLVAKGQQIIEEFDFEALLVTRSEHGMTLLRRNMEPLHLPTQAREVFDVTGAGDTVISVLAASVSTGKPLDEACALANAAAGVVVGKLGTSTLSTIELAEAIHGSQDSGFGIIGEEQLISAVKQARARGEKVVMTNGCFDILHAGHVSYLNHAAELGDRLIVAVNTNESVQRLKGPGRPINPTDRRMAVLAGLGAVDWVVPFSEDTPQRLISQVLPSLLVKGGDYAIEEIAGGAEVIAAGGEVKVLNFEDGCSTTGIIEAIKGGRG
- a CDS encoding CYTH and CHAD domain-containing protein codes for the protein METEIELKFFVFPEFVDTIIDKISGAKVIEQSCLNLGNIYFDTPEQHLRKHDTGLRIRRFNDERIQTLKTAGRVVAGLHQRPEYNADHDSDIPNVYLHPSDAWPDDIALEDLQQQLSPLFSTNFVRQQWLVAMPDGSEIELAFDQGEVISGDKTTPICEVELELKSGQTDALFTLARDLCSSGGMRLGNQSKAAKGYRLAMDTPADSVKPLTLVRTESSDSVETCFVNSLEHALSHWHYHEQIYIDTQDKLALQEIRIAIAFLRQIFLVFGEMVPKRASELLRQELKWLEEELHWLDESEHLEYLIEEKGNVLRKLDARKFLVASLKESAEALPTTDEMMKLLMSARYCGLLLDLSRWILTRDWQPFLDDKKRQVLQESIDSHSGILLDRTWEALDSAFSTENQLLPVDYFKQKMRLRRNLMTGTCFALIYDEERRKGFRLPWLDLLQGIGDLMSLEPLRSRVQLLEDEEEKEQLGRWLLRQERSILHAMEQTRRAGLEYPPYWQ
- a CDS encoding DUF1249 family protein, whose amino-acid sequence is MRKYHVDLASLMRVYETNYAKLVSLLPKKENIGALVSYQVCQQQYQIKVLEVTVYTTLVEVYQIDEQPIYPLPKLTVRLYHDARVAEVCASQQLAYIKAKYDYPNGKMLQKDEKHQLNQFLSDWLTFCLKNGISQEPIFLEKN
- the glnE gene encoding bifunctional [glutamate--ammonia ligase]-adenylyl-L-tyrosine phosphorylase/[glutamate--ammonia-ligase] adenylyltransferase, coding for MSLPSSLLSLAEHRLQELTYLDHIQSWPEAFKTQLMIALGCSDFLHEAFEQDEYLCQHFPSLFEVECRSEQYRELLQAQLVKCTDENSLMRELRYFRRREMSYIAWQDFNLAHNEISNWSLEQSLSHLSLLAEALIVESYQWLYKQACIDWGTPKNEKGEEQPMLIIGMGKLGGGELNFSSDIDLIFTYPENGETEGARRSIANAQFFTRLGQKLIKALDQKTFDGFCYRVDLRLRPFGDSGPLVMSYAALEDYYQEQGRDWERYAMIKARVMGKETYSHYQELRQMLRPFVFRRYIDFGAIQALRRMKSMITSEVRRRGLSNNIKLGAGGIREVEFIAQVFQLIRGGREPSLRGRGLLETLFAIKELGQLSVSDVDTLMVGYCFLRRLENLLQAINDKQTQTLPDDERDQMRLAFAMGMQDWPTLYAEIQRHMTSINAVFHDLIGDDDDESENSIDSSYRELWDMAHNKEVLEHILEELNPEQSVQLTNQIIDFKGELKKKTLGPRGRDAITHLMPKLFNIVIQREDAADTLPRLTKLIQAIATRTTYLELLDEHNGALQHLVRLCSASPMVAEQLTRYPILLDELLDINQLYNPIELSQYKVELREFLARIPEDDMEQQMEALRQFKQICLLRIAASDIAGGLSLMKVSDHLTYLSEAIVEAVVNQAWLQVTEKFGEPSHLDGRDSKGFAVIGYGKVGGWELGYNSDLDIVFMHDCDVNTYTNGKKEIDGRQFYLRLAQRIIHIFSVRTASGILYEVDTRLRPSGASGLLVSTSEAFDEYQREDAWTWEHQALVRARMIYGDEQLQQAFRTTRHEILCLEREDEKLKQDVLDMREKMRDHLGGKKAHRFMIKQDAGGITDIEFLAQYLVLKYSHTLPKLTHWSDNVRIFESFAQQDVMDNGTANELIEAYCTLRNEIHHRNLLGFDADVEDDKFSDERNAVIKAWEHWLK
- the nudF gene encoding ADP-ribose diphosphatase, whose protein sequence is MVSSLNINSVNQFDSKDVEIISKEPLFNGFFKMTKVAFRHQLFSGGWSEVIERELFERGHAVALLPYDPKTDQVVLIEQIRVGALESSAPWQYEIVAGMIDKDESAEQVAVREANEEAGITVAHLEKISHFYPSSGGCTERIDVFVGCVDASKAEGIHGLEDENEDIQVHVVSREEAYALVNRGIIENAASIIALQWLELNVSRLRSQWNAQ
- a CDS encoding methyl-accepting chemotaxis protein is translated as MSVITFKPWERLVTDIKLVPKLVMLMVFSTILLVTKQLWDANTFYQSVITIQKERAQESAMANAELVNRLLNYNAEGKELAAEAITIQAKGWKDGNYIYVIDRDTGKVFGHQSATSLSSLTQSLDDGGSLQKVFEQLTSNKTYSLLDHTRYESAVKVPDHNWVVVASQSASVAEQYYQDYLTQVIWQTLAMIVSFMVILLGASSIMLRQMKYLNTSMKQIAEQNLSEPVEMNCKDEFGDLARELNKTRLQLKSVVETQLSASQELAGLTEVMTISMEGTKEAAQEEFAEIDQLATAMSEMNSTVQNVAENARNASIGTEQAQSQAKIGQEFVEGTIVKIQALSGDIAASAEVVNQVEERVVSISSVVETIRGISEQTNLLALNAAIEAARAGDAGRGFAVVADEVRNLAQSTQGATVEIQDMITQLQNSANQAVELMEKSVVEAAEGVELVTNAGSELDRIVEQVNKINEMNFQIASAADQQSSVAEEMDQNLTNVRELVDASVVVMTELTETSEEMQKNAEELESKMKVFKI
- a CDS encoding ion transporter — its product is MMNHNKVDLKPMSLMSLILSFLSLIVISSLLFVPLEHNSRTILIALDTIICALFLFQLSLDLFRTKHKTQYLKEHWIDFVASIPIIEPVRYARIFHILRVFRLLRSSQSLLKQIRSNRKEATIASILVLMVTLISLGSVFMLMFEGNNPNANIQTAGDAIWWAFVTISTVGYGDHYPITVAGKILAVMIILSGVGIFGMISGLITSIITEPAKLEQRRHEQQEKRERDEKINLLLQQQAEILKKIELMENKKEK